The genomic DNA GCTCAGGCGCTGGAAGAAGCCGAAGCGAAGGGAAAATCCCCCGATTTCGGAAATGGTTATGAACGTCTTCACTGGAAGCCGTTCTTGGGAGATGGCAGTCCCGAAGACAGCGTGATGATGGCCCTGTTCCAGAATGTGCAGGGCGGGAGCGTCAGTCGGACGCGATATGCTGTTGAAGGCAACCTTTTTGCCGCCGTTTCGGCTCTCGCGGGGAAGCGAATGGGCGAAAAGGCAATGTATACGGACGAAAGCGGCGCGATCCGGCACTGCTTTTTGCTCAAGCGCGATGGGCACAAGAAAGTGCTCGAGCAATTGACATCGAGCGTGGCAAGCCGTGTCGGCTTCATGAAAGCTGACGTGGCTTCCGTTTCCGGCCTCCTTTTAGGAATGACGGGGATTATCAGCGAGGCAGACGACGAGGCGCGGGCGGAATACATCGCCTGTGACATGCTCACAAGGATGGTCCACGGTGGCTGCAAGGTTACGATTGATCATGTTCGCGATCTGATCCGGCCTCGGCTGCAAGAGATGCATGAGCAAATCGTCAAAGCTGTACGGCAGCAAGGGGCGATCAATACCGGTCTTTTTGTCGGCACCGATCCTTTCGGGGACTCGACGCAAAAGCTTTTCACTCCCGGCGCATCGATCCGAATTCGAGAGGGCGCGTCTGACGCGGCCAGTGGTTTCCGGGTCTATTGGGACCAAAAGGAGATAGCCAGGTGCGCCGCGTCACTCAGCGAAAAAGGCGCGCTGGCTGCCTTCGGTGGGAAGACCTTCGGCGTAATCGTAAAAGCCAAGAACGATGTTTGCGACAAATCCAAGGATGCGCTTTGCGCAGATTGGAGCAACAAGCTTGGCACGGCCGTGGTGCGCAACTCGACAGTGGCGAAGGAGATCGCATCGGCGTCGGACGTAGCCGCGATTCTATGCGCTGCGGCGAGCGATAAGTCCCTTGATGGGATGATCGGCATCAAAGGCGCGCTGGTCGTGTACAATGAGGTTGTGGCGAATCTCTCCCGTGAGCTGATCAGTCAGCATTTGGGAGCAAAAACGGAGGCTACTATGTCGGTGCGCTCAGAGAGAGCCACGTCACCAGCAGTTGCAGCCGTGTAGAATGAGTTACCCGGCGTTAAAAAGTTTGACATACTTTTTCTGTCGGGTTTCATTGTGAAAAATTTTGGAAAGGGAATCAGTCAAGGACTAGAAAGCTAACCCCAGAAATGCCGAACCCCAGACGGTCTCCCGTCCGGGGTCGAAAACTAAGATAGAAAAGAACGCTTTTGCCGAGCGCCGTTCTCCCTAGAAGGTAGATTCCTTCAGGGCGAAATGCAAGTCTTTTTGTCTTTTTTTCTCGGCGTTTCCGGCTAACCGGAAAGAGAGAAAGATGAGTGCTTCAGCGTTGGCGACGTGCCAACTCAGCGAACGAACAATCCTATCTAACGTCAAAAATACATGGTCACATTCGGCGTTGGATAGTTGCATCAAGGCTGTCATCGGTGCGCACGCTCGCGGGCTACTGGATGATGAGTTTGTGGAGTCTGTCTACGGCGCGGTGAATGAGCGTCGGGCGGAACTCTCGGCGGGCCGGAGAGCGCGACCGGTAAAATGGGGCACACCCTTGGCCATCCATTCGAGGCTTACCTTGGAGGAACGGCGTGCGCAGGCGAGAACTCGTAACATCAGTGCGGGTTGGTTCTCAGCGAAGCTCGAAAAGAGCGGGGCAAACGTAGCCGAGATCTATGCGAAGCTTCCTCGTGCCAGTTTTCGAGCGGTATTGCACACGATCTGCGAGCTTAGCGCCCTCGCGCGCGGGCGATGTGACGCTTCCATTGCGACAATAGCTAAAAAGGCGGGGTGCAGCCGATCATCAGTCGAGCAGGCTTTGGCTCATCTGAAATCGAGCGGTTTCATCGTGGTTGAGAGCGGGAAGACGTTGGGTGTAACGTCGATTATACGGCCCGCTCAGGCTTGCTTGATCAAGGTCGTGAACTGGTGCCGCGCTCGACTTGAGCGAATGCAAAAAAAGG from Rhizobium oryzihabitans includes the following:
- a CDS encoding helix-turn-helix domain-containing protein gives rise to the protein MSASALATCQLSERTILSNVKNTWSHSALDSCIKAVIGAHARGLLDDEFVESVYGAVNERRAELSAGRRARPVKWGTPLAIHSRLTLEERRAQARTRNISAGWFSAKLEKSGANVAEIYAKLPRASFRAVLHTICELSALARGRCDASIATIAKKAGCSRSSVEQALAHLKSSGFIVVESGKTLGVTSIIRPAQACLIKVVNWCRARLERMQKKDRSDRPVSAARGTQNTRQKSESYFLNKRSKTTEPRREGGRAIGAVAFPASGSIYFSHWRDLVREHSTGVTPDADIVANAFRKFCSEKNIPLDAPKIEERFIKIVQRFRI